TCTCCAGTCAGTACTGTGGTTATACACCCCATTAGCAACCAAGGAAATAAAAGTAAATGTAATAACACAGGATATTTCACTGCAGTGAACATTAAGCTCTACTACACCGAATTAGAATCATTCGTTTAACAAGCAGTATTCAGGGAGATGTACGTGCAGATGTGGATGGTTGTATTGTGTAAGATTGTTGTAGGGTTTAAATGTACAACCCCCCAGTTATAAAAACTCGCAATATTTTGCGCTGTCCTTTTTAACATAATgactttaattttgtttaatgtgACCACAGATACttttacttttatgcggatttgcGGCTGGTTTGTTTAGTTTCTTGTAGTTTCCAGGTTCTGCTACACTAAATAAACTTCATTGAGTTAGTGGATGTCATAAGTAAACTTCAGTTCTGATGGAAGCATATGACAGCCGTGACTGAATGATATTCTGCAagatatttatgtttttgtaaATCTAGTAATTACAAACTGACCTCAATTCACAATATCTAGTGCTGACGTTTTCACACGATGCCTAGGTAGGTGACATTTTGTGCGGGACCGGGGTGGGTGTCTGCAACTGCCTGTACTTGGAAAAGGAATTGTTTAACCTAGGCAAATGTTTTCGGTCTACAGTAGGTCTAAGTCCATACTGTGTATATATGCACACGCAATGACTTGAACCGCCCTGTTTTCTTATCAAAGAACATATAACGTTGATTGATAAATTGATAAGAAGGTGGGAGAATATTCAGTCGTTTTTGTATCTATTCCGACAATAAGGCAAGACTACGTGTACATGTAGCAGCTGCTGGGGAGTTATTTTTCACAGAAATAGTTTATAGATGTAATTTTGGTGTTGAGCAACATTGACGGGGCGATTTGTTTGCAAAAGTTACAACCCTGCAAATTAACTCCCTTTGATTGTACCAGTAGCCGCTGTAGTCGACTTTCCGTGAAACGTTAGTATCACTCTaaactgatgaatgcaaacagaaATGATCAGTGATAGGTAATtataaattttgacaaacatAAGCatagtttgtgtttgtgtagTTACGTTATCAATCCCACAATCGTTCCTTAAATTTTAGTAGAGATGTTTTATCGTAATTGTACTCCTACAATTATAGAATCGTACGCCCTCCCCAAAAAGCTGCATTCGAGTCTGTTTAATATCGCATTTAACCCTTCAATCTAGACTGCTAGTCTAACACAGGGCCACAGTTTGTTAACTGATCGTAATGTGTAGCTGTGAAGAATACTTTTGTTCAAgttgtgtaaataattaaatccaGACGTTTAAAAGACCTATATTGTCGTGAAATATATTATTCTTTATTCGGTcctatttttgtttatatttttctatCATTTCTTCAGCAAAAGGTAAATACTAGTATTAAATAGAATATTCCATGTATTGCTTGAAATTCCATGTATCTTGCATTGAGTGAGAGGGGAAATCCGATATATCATTTTCACTTTCTGTTTACCCGGACTCCATCTCTGTAGGAATTaagatttttttatggatatcaacttctttatatgaacacaacgtttcggagttaatgcttactccttcatcaggtgacccgatgaaggagtaagcattaactccgaaacgttgtgttctcatataaagaagttgatatccattaAACAAAATCTTAATTTttgtgtatttcacttctaaatgcccgtCAAAGACTTCCATCTCTGTACCTTGTTTCAAGGGTTTCTTTATTATGATACGTGCCCTCTGTTGCATTATTACATAGTTGGTAGTAGTACATCATGACTTTACTACAATAATGCGGTAATCGATAAACCATATATGCAAACTGCGTAAGTGTTGGCAGATCTTCAAATCTGGTTGttgtctttacactattataCAAAATACCATCCTCGTGGATTCATTTACGCGATTCATGCAGGAAGTGATAAGTGAGCTAATATACACTCAAATGTTGTCTATGACATATAGATTTTAATGAGGCCCCATTGAGGTCGATCGTCATGATCCAGAAATTGGCCGCAATATCTTTACATGCTGAATCATGGACTGTGTAGAGAAGATGTTAACATGGTCGTCATATTATATAGCAAGGCTAAGGATGGGGgccgttgagtgagtgagtgagtgagtgagtgagtgagtttagttttacgccgcactcagcaatatcccagctacatggcggtggtctgtagataaccgagacaatccagtgatcaacagtatgagcatcgacctgctcatttgggaaccgattacatgtgtcaaccaagtcagcgagcctgaccacccgatcccgttagtcgcctcttacgacaaggcgGCCGTTGATGTTTAATTAGCACTCAGGTGAAATATTTGCAACGACAGGTACGGATTTATGAGATCTAATCTACATTGCGTCCATCGATCAAATGGAAATAAAGGTAAAGTTATCTTGAATCTATTGATCACAAGGAGAATCAGTGATTATTACAAACAATGTGAGATAAGGCGGTTAtttacacatacagacatacttGGACAAGGACAATTTAAAGCACacgtatgtatttatttcatatgTATTTCTGTATATTACCATGTGTATTTCTGTATATTACCGTGTGAATGTCTGTATATTactttgtgtatgtctgtatattacCATGTGTTACgtctgtgtatgtattgattGTATTATCGCCTAATGAGCCTTTACAATAGTGAAGTCTTACTTTCCTATCACACACGGgttgagagagaaaaataacCTCATTCTATATATATCGGCTCATAGTGCATATTTTTAAAGTTACGTACTCctcacataaataaataaataaataaataaataaataaataaataaataaataaataaataaataaataaataaataaataaataaacataattcAAATCACAAGTTCCTCCTTACCCGTTGACGTATCATGCACTCACCGTAAAGTTTATAGTgtaatacaatacatgtatgtattcaacTAAGACAATAACGAACATTTCACTGTGGTTTCCAGCGTTGTTTATATGTCCATCTGTCAATGCACGGACAGAATttaaatatagttttgttagGTTCTACAGTGGAATAAATGAATTCTCTTCATACCAACCTCAGAACGTTGCACTGGGTAAATTAACATTGCAGTTTTAATAGGCTACACGTGCTAGCGATGAGACGTGTCTCACTCTGAGCGTGCGTGTTTGAATCCCGACTGAGGCTAAATCCCCCCCACCCACCAAGTACTAGAAGCTGAGAAAATATAATCCTAAATTTGACATATGTTccatttgaaaatgttaaaacgTGTgtttgtcacaccgaagaccaaggttcagtcctccacatgggtacattgtgtgaaatccaaactcactcactcgctcattcactcactcccaaaAATAAGTCgtgtgtagatttgaaatacttGTCATTAACAACAGAATTCTGCTAAATGGGAAAACAAAGCATTCTGTGCgctttattttgtttctgtatatATGAGTGAAACGAGAATATTCTatgtccgcttcaatcactttcaTCGTATTTCTTCACTTCCGTCAAATAAGGAGTATGTAGATTCACAACAATATGCATGTGTggatttaaaacatttgtattttagAGATGAAacgaaataaagaaacaaattcatgatttgaaacaacttttgatgaattttgacattttcaagacgtatgaaatgtatgataaacTGGTCAGCTACTGctgaataataatgataacaataGTCATTTGTGGATGTAAGTTCTTTCTAATACACAAGAGAATCCAATCAAGtagaaaaacaacatatttaactGATCGCGTTACATTCTTGTGCACAACAAACAgcattcacaacttttatgTCTGCCTCAATCACTtcaattacataaataattCACACTTACACGTCTACACAgtgtcatgtttattttattgtttatttcaaggcgtcatagataagtgacttcttggtgtcagtcatgTTGATATCTGCCCCACTTTTCAccttcatgttgactgtgtaATTACCTGGCGAACCAACACCAAACATGGGATGGAGAGACTCGCTAAACTCAACATCCACCTTGGCTAAAACAATCTCTCTGTCCAGGTCGATGAAGGCgagtctccccctccccacatccagcacaacgccATAGTGGAGGGTGGCCTGTGTGCCGGGTATGTCAGACATTGTGTTAGTGTAACATTTCCCCCCTTCCCCCTGCTGACACACCCAGGTACAAAGACTTACCTGGTGTGTGGTACAGCCCACTACACTGACACACCATGACCGGCCCTGTCGAAAAACACACCACGAACTGTCCACGTGACTCTCCTCCGCCACGCCCATCTCCAGGACAAGCCACCCCAAGCCTCCACGCACGACACCCACTCTAGACTGTGTCTCCCAGTATCGTGGAATGTGGGAGGCTGGGGTGACAACAGAGCGGGGTGGCGGAAGGGGGATAGGGGTGGAGGCACACGTACCCCAGTATTCCCGTAACCTGCCGCTGTGTCTGCGTTGTCTGGAGGCCGGCGAGTTCGCCAGCTGACCGTCTGTAGTTACGTGGCATCTGTCAGTGTTGGCTCGAGCAGCGTCCAGTTGTAGTCGAGGAcctagaaatatacattttgtttacaatttaACAAATTTCCCGACTTCAGACAACAACTTAGTCATGTTATTGGCAACCTCGTTTCGATGTTTACAAAACAGCGGATTGAATATCGGCGCCATTTTTTTATCTGTGTAGGAATTGTATTAACACCGTCactaaaatacacatacatgtatttattctgTGAAATTATGTGTATGCGTATTGTTATTACTTTTCGTACACTTTTGTAATGACTGACACTGAAATAAACACTccataaaacattttgtcagaaattgtcacttgagctggtttacTGTCAGCAGTCAGAAATagacattttctaaacaatagAAATAGACATTTTCTAAATAACAGAAAATAAAAAGCAGTTGTTGGAAGATATTTTAACAGATATTCTAAGCTAACAAAGataataaaacaaatttgtgGTGTTTTAGGCCCCTGTGTTAGACATTATACAACGGAACAGTCAACCAGTAAAAAA
This genomic stretch from Haliotis asinina isolate JCU_RB_2024 chromosome 4, JCU_Hal_asi_v2, whole genome shotgun sequence harbors:
- the LOC137281604 gene encoding uncharacterized protein; its protein translation is MDMASTLKHLKLPEVATDPAPLPQFAWKYFEEAGTKTYSLETETGATMTLQCPRLQLDAARANTDRCHVTTDGQLANSPASRQRRHSGRLREYWGTCASTPIPLPPPRSVVTPASHIPRYWETQSRVGVVRGGLGWLVLEMGVAEESHVDSSWCVFRQGRSWCVSVVGCTTHQVSLCTWVCQQGEGGKCYTNTMSDIPGTQATLHYGVVLDVGRGRLAFIDLDREIVLAKVDVEFSESLHPMFGVGSPGNYTVNMKVKSGADINMTDTKKSLIYDALK